The proteins below come from a single Kosakonia sp. SMBL-WEM22 genomic window:
- the rimK gene encoding 30S ribosomal protein S6--L-glutamate ligase, giving the protein MKIAVLSRDGTLYSCKRLREAAVQRGHQIEILDPLSCYMNITPAASSIHYKGRQLPHFDAVIPRIGSAITFYGTAALRQFEILGSYPLNESVAITRARDKLRSLQLLARQGIDLPITGIAHSPDDTSDLIDMVGGAPLVVKLVEGTQGIGVVLAETRQAAESVIDAFRGLNAHILVQEFIEEAKGCDIRCLVIGNDVVAAIERRAKAGDFRSNLHRGGQATVVEITPREREIALAAAQTLGLDVAGVDILRANRGPLVMEVNASPGLEGIEKATGLDIAGRMIHWIERQAMPGFCLKTGG; this is encoded by the coding sequence GTGAAAATAGCTGTATTATCCCGGGATGGAACGCTTTACTCCTGTAAACGCCTGCGTGAAGCCGCCGTGCAGCGCGGGCACCAGATTGAGATCCTCGATCCGCTCTCCTGTTATATGAACATCACCCCGGCCGCCTCCTCGATTCACTATAAGGGCCGCCAGCTTCCCCATTTTGATGCGGTGATCCCGCGAATTGGTTCAGCCATCACTTTTTATGGTACCGCTGCGCTGCGCCAGTTTGAGATCCTTGGCAGCTATCCGCTCAACGAATCGGTCGCCATCACCCGCGCCCGCGACAAGCTGCGATCCCTGCAACTGCTGGCACGCCAGGGAATCGATCTGCCGATCACCGGCATTGCCCACTCGCCCGATGATACCAGCGATCTGATTGATATGGTCGGCGGTGCGCCGCTGGTGGTTAAGCTGGTAGAAGGCACGCAGGGAATTGGCGTGGTGCTGGCGGAGACGCGGCAGGCGGCAGAGAGCGTGATTGACGCCTTTCGCGGCCTCAACGCCCATATTCTGGTGCAGGAGTTTATCGAGGAAGCGAAAGGGTGCGACATCCGCTGCCTGGTGATCGGTAACGATGTGGTGGCAGCGATTGAGCGGCGGGCGAAAGCGGGGGATTTCCGCTCCAATTTGCACCGCGGCGGGCAGGCGACCGTAGTCGAGATCACGCCGCGCGAGCGGGAGATCGCGCTGGCCGCGGCGCAGACGCTCGGGCTGGATGTTGCTGGCGTCGATATTTTGCGCGCTAACCGCGGCCCGCTGGTGATGGAAGTCAATGCATCGCCGGGGCTGGAAGGGATCGAAAAAGCCACCGGGCTGGATATTGCCGGGCGAATGATCCACTGGATCGAGCGCCAGGCGATGCCCGGCTTCTGCCTGAAAACCGGCGGCTAA
- a CDS encoding YbjN domain-containing protein, translated as MDSLVVPGLDTLRQWLDQLSINFFECDTCQALHLPHMQNFDGVFDAKVDLVNDVLLFTAMAEVKPSALLALAADLSAINASSLTVKAFLDMQDDNLPKLVVCQTLSIGPGIAFEQFAWFMRQSEEQVSMVIMEANAHQLLFTPADDDLLAGDEEPNNFLH; from the coding sequence ATGGATTCACTGGTCGTCCCCGGTCTGGACACGCTTCGCCAATGGCTTGATCAACTCAGTATTAACTTCTTTGAGTGCGACACCTGCCAGGCGCTGCACCTGCCACATATGCAGAATTTTGACGGCGTGTTCGATGCAAAAGTCGACCTGGTCAATGATGTCCTGCTTTTTACCGCGATGGCGGAAGTGAAACCCTCCGCGCTGCTGGCGCTGGCGGCGGATCTCTCGGCGATCAACGCCAGCTCGCTCACCGTTAAAGCCTTCCTCGATATGCAGGATGATAACCTGCCGAAGCTGGTAGTGTGTCAGACGCTGAGCATCGGTCCCGGCATCGCCTTTGAGCAGTTCGCGTGGTTTATGCGCCAGAGCGAAGAGCAGGTCTCGATGGTGATTATGGAAGCTAATGCACACCAGCTGCTTTTTACCCCTGCCGATGACGATCTGCTGGCGGGCGATGAAGAACCGAACAATTTTCTCCACTGA
- the potF gene encoding spermidine/putrescine ABC transporter substrate-binding protein PotF, translating to MSASRKKWVSGLVAGALMALSASTLAAGQKTLHVYNWSDYIAPDTVANFEKETGIKVVYDVFDSNEVLEGKLMAGSTGFDLVVPSASFLERQLSAGVFQPLDKSKLPNWKNLDPDVLKMVAKHDPDNKYAFPYLWATTGIGYNVDKVKAVLGKDVPIDSWDVVLKPENLEKLKSCGVSFLDAPEEIFATVLNYLGKDPNSTKADDYTGPATDLLLKLRPNIRYFHSSQYINDLANGDICVAIGWAGDVWQAANRAKEAKNGVNINYIIPKEGALAFFDVFAMPKDAKNTDEAYQFLNYLMRPDVMAHISDHVYYANGNKASVPLISEEVRNNPAIFPPPDVFAKLFTLKVQEPKIDRVRTRAWTKVKSGK from the coding sequence ATGAGTGCCTCAAGAAAAAAATGGGTATCGGGTCTTGTTGCGGGTGCGTTGATGGCTCTCTCTGCCAGCACGCTCGCCGCCGGGCAAAAGACGCTGCATGTGTACAACTGGTCTGACTATATTGCGCCGGACACCGTCGCAAATTTTGAGAAAGAGACCGGCATTAAAGTGGTCTACGACGTGTTCGACTCCAACGAAGTGCTGGAAGGCAAGTTAATGGCCGGCAGCACCGGTTTCGATCTGGTGGTGCCGTCCGCCAGTTTCCTTGAGCGCCAGCTCTCGGCGGGCGTCTTCCAGCCGCTTGATAAGAGCAAGCTGCCGAACTGGAAAAACCTCGATCCGGACGTGTTGAAGATGGTCGCGAAACACGACCCGGATAACAAATACGCTTTCCCCTACCTGTGGGCGACCACCGGTATTGGCTACAACGTCGATAAAGTCAAAGCGGTACTCGGCAAAGATGTGCCGATCGATAGCTGGGATGTCGTGCTGAAGCCGGAAAATCTTGAGAAGCTGAAGAGCTGCGGCGTCTCCTTCCTCGATGCGCCGGAAGAGATTTTCGCCACCGTGCTCAACTACCTTGGTAAAGATCCCAACAGTACCAAAGCGGATGATTACACCGGTCCGGCGACGGATCTGCTGCTGAAGCTGCGTCCGAATATCCGCTACTTCCACTCTTCGCAATACATTAACGACCTCGCTAATGGCGATATCTGCGTAGCCATCGGCTGGGCGGGCGACGTCTGGCAGGCGGCTAACCGCGCGAAAGAGGCGAAAAACGGCGTTAACATCAACTACATTATTCCGAAGGAGGGGGCATTGGCCTTCTTTGACGTCTTCGCTATGCCGAAAGATGCCAAAAACACCGACGAAGCCTATCAGTTCCTTAACTACCTGATGCGTCCCGACGTGATGGCGCATATCAGTGATCACGTCTACTACGCCAACGGTAACAAAGCCTCTGTGCCGCTGATCAGCGAAGAGGTGCGTAACAACCCGGCGATCTTCCCGCCGCCGGATGTCTTCGCCAAGCTCTTCACGCTGAAAGTGCAGGAGCCGAAAATCGACCGCGTACGTACTCGCGCCTGGACGAAAGTCAAAAGCGGCAAATAA
- the potG gene encoding putrescine ABC transporter ATP-binding subunit PotG gives MNDAIPRPQAKSRKVLTPLLEIRNLTKSFDGQHAVDDVSLTIYKGEIFALLGASGCGKSTLLRMLAGFEQPTHGQIMLDGVDLAHVPPYLRPINMMFQSYALFPHMTVEQNIAFGLKQDKLPKAEIASRVAEMLHLVHMSEFAKRKPHQLSGGQRQRVALARSLAKRPKLLLLDEPMGALDKKLRDRMQLEVVDILERVGVTCVMVTHDQEEAMTMAGRIAIMNRGKFVQIGEPEEIYEHPTTRYSAEFIGSVNVFEGLLKERQEDGLVIESPGLVHPLKVDPDASVVDNVPVYVALRPEKIMLCEDPPADGYNFAVGEVVHIAYLGDLSIYHVRLQSGQMISAQLQNAHRYRKGAPTWGDEVRLCWDADSCVVLTV, from the coding sequence GTGAATGACGCTATTCCCCGCCCGCAGGCGAAGAGCCGCAAGGTTCTGACGCCGCTGCTGGAGATCCGTAACCTGACCAAATCTTTCGACGGCCAGCACGCCGTGGATGATGTCAGCCTGACTATCTATAAAGGCGAAATCTTTGCCCTGCTCGGCGCATCGGGCTGCGGCAAATCGACGCTGCTGCGCATGCTGGCAGGCTTCGAGCAACCGACCCACGGGCAGATTATGCTCGATGGCGTCGACCTGGCCCACGTGCCGCCCTACCTGCGCCCAATCAATATGATGTTCCAGTCTTACGCGCTCTTCCCGCACATGACCGTTGAGCAAAATATCGCTTTTGGTCTGAAGCAGGACAAGCTGCCGAAAGCGGAGATCGCCAGCCGCGTCGCCGAAATGCTGCATCTTGTACACATGAGCGAGTTTGCTAAACGCAAGCCGCACCAGCTCTCTGGCGGTCAGCGTCAGCGCGTGGCGCTGGCGCGCAGCCTCGCCAAGCGGCCAAAACTGCTGCTGCTTGATGAACCGATGGGCGCACTGGATAAAAAGCTGCGCGACCGCATGCAGCTGGAAGTGGTCGATATTCTTGAGCGCGTCGGCGTCACCTGTGTGATGGTGACTCACGATCAGGAAGAGGCGATGACCATGGCCGGGCGTATCGCCATTATGAACCGCGGCAAGTTTGTGCAGATTGGCGAGCCGGAAGAGATTTACGAGCATCCGACCACCCGCTACAGCGCCGAGTTTATTGGCTCGGTCAATGTCTTCGAAGGGTTGCTGAAGGAGCGTCAGGAGGATGGCCTGGTGATTGAGTCGCCGGGGCTGGTGCATCCGCTGAAAGTCGACCCCGATGCCTCGGTGGTGGATAACGTGCCGGTCTATGTGGCGCTGCGCCCGGAGAAGATCATGCTGTGCGAGGATCCGCCAGCCGATGGCTACAACTTTGCCGTCGGTGAAGTGGTGCATATCGCCTACCTGGGCGATCTCTCGATTTATCACGTGCGGTTGCAGAGCGGGCAGATGATCAGCGCCCAGTTGCAAAACGCGCATCGCTACCGCAAAGGCGCGCCTACATGGGGCGACGAAGTGCGTCTCTGCTGGGATGCCGACAGTTGTGTGGTTCTGACGGTTTAA
- the potH gene encoding putrescine ABC transporter permease PotH — MSTLEPPARVTKPGGVRLWLARLQMRHGRKLVIALPYIWLTLLFLLPFLIVFKISLAEMARQIPPYTDLLEWADGQLTITLNLGNFLQLTDDPLYFEAYLQSLQVAGISTICCLLLGYPLAWAVAHSKPSTRNILLLLVILPSWTSFLIRVYAWMGILKNNGVLNNFLLWLGVIDQPLTILHTNLAVYIGIVYAYLPFMVLPIYTALTRIDYSLVEASLDLGARPLKTFFSVIVPLTKGGIIAGSMLVFIPAVGEFVIPELLGGPDSIMIGRVLWQEFFNNRDWPVASAVAVIMLLLLIVPIMWFHKHQQKQTGEKA; from the coding sequence ATGAGTACACTCGAGCCACCGGCCCGCGTAACAAAACCGGGCGGTGTAAGACTGTGGCTGGCGCGCCTGCAAATGCGCCACGGGCGCAAGCTGGTGATTGCGCTGCCCTATATCTGGCTGACGCTGCTGTTTCTGCTGCCGTTTTTGATCGTCTTCAAAATCAGCCTCGCGGAGATGGCACGTCAAATCCCGCCCTATACCGATCTGCTGGAGTGGGCCGATGGGCAGCTGACGATTACGCTTAATCTCGGCAACTTCCTGCAACTCACTGACGATCCGCTCTATTTCGAGGCGTATTTGCAGTCGTTGCAGGTTGCGGGTATCTCAACAATCTGCTGTTTGCTGCTCGGCTATCCGCTGGCATGGGCGGTGGCGCACAGTAAGCCGTCGACGCGCAACATTCTGCTGCTGCTGGTGATTTTGCCGTCGTGGACCTCGTTTCTGATCCGTGTCTACGCCTGGATGGGGATCCTGAAAAACAACGGCGTGCTCAATAACTTTCTGCTCTGGCTGGGGGTTATCGATCAGCCGCTGACCATTCTGCACACTAATCTCGCGGTCTATATCGGCATTGTCTATGCCTATCTGCCCTTTATGGTGCTGCCGATCTACACCGCGCTGACGCGTATTGACTACTCGCTGGTGGAAGCCTCTCTCGATCTTGGCGCGCGTCCGCTGAAAACTTTCTTCAGCGTGATTGTGCCGCTGACCAAAGGGGGAATTATCGCCGGTTCCATGCTGGTGTTTATTCCGGCGGTCGGCGAGTTCGTCATTCCGGAGCTGCTCGGCGGACCGGACAGCATCATGATTGGCCGCGTGCTGTGGCAGGAGTTCTTTAATAACCGCGATTGGCCGGTGGCCTCGGCGGTGGCGGTGATCATGCTGCTGCTGTTGATTGTGCCGATTATGTGGTTCCACAAGCATCAGCAGAAACAGACAGGGGAGAAGGCATGA
- the potI gene encoding putrescine ABC transporter permease PotI — protein MNNLPVVRSPWRILILVIGFTFLYAPMLMLVVYSFNSSKLVTVWAGWSTRWYSELFHDDAMMSAVGLSLTIAACAATMAVILGTIAAVVMVRFGRFRGANGFAFMITAPLVMPDVITGLSLLLLFVALAHAIGWPADRGMLTIWLAHVTFCTAYVAVVISSRLRELDRSIEEAAMDLGATPLKVFFVITLPMIMPAIVSGWLLAFTLSLDDLVIASFVSGPGATTLPMLVFSSVRMGVNPEINALASIILGVVGVVGLIAWFLMARAEKQRQRDIQRARQG, from the coding sequence ATGAACAATTTACCGGTAGTGCGTTCCCCCTGGCGCATCCTGATCCTGGTGATTGGATTCACCTTTCTTTATGCCCCGATGTTGATGCTGGTGGTCTACTCTTTTAACAGCTCGAAGCTGGTGACGGTGTGGGCAGGCTGGTCAACGCGCTGGTACAGCGAGCTGTTCCACGATGACGCGATGATGAGCGCGGTGGGCTTAAGCCTGACGATTGCCGCCTGCGCGGCGACGATGGCGGTGATTTTAGGCACGATTGCAGCGGTAGTGATGGTGCGCTTTGGGCGCTTTCGCGGCGCGAACGGCTTCGCCTTTATGATCACCGCGCCGCTGGTAATGCCGGATGTGATCACCGGTTTGTCGCTGCTGCTACTGTTTGTCGCGCTGGCGCACGCTATTGGCTGGCCAGCGGATCGCGGTATGCTCACCATCTGGCTGGCGCACGTGACTTTCTGTACCGCTTATGTGGCGGTGGTGATCTCCTCGCGGCTGCGCGAGCTGGATCGCTCGATTGAAGAGGCGGCGATGGATCTTGGCGCAACGCCGCTGAAGGTTTTCTTTGTGATTACGCTGCCGATGATTATGCCGGCGATTGTCTCCGGCTGGCTGCTGGCCTTTACCCTGTCGCTGGATGACCTGGTGATCGCCAGTTTTGTCTCCGGTCCTGGTGCCACCACGCTGCCGATGCTGGTCTTCTCCAGCGTGCGCATGGGGGTTAATCCTGAGATCAACGCGCTGGCGTCGATTATCCTCGGCGTGGTGGGAGTTGTCGGCCTTATTGCCTGGTTCCTGATGGCGAGAGCGGAAAAGCAGCGCCAGCGTGATATCCAGCGTGCAAGACAGGGCTGA
- a CDS encoding YbjO family protein has protein sequence MELGFFNKTTHHATPNVPALVQVAAIAIITIRCVDVLMIMNLLGWRGLLDFVHRSAQTWSLTLIFLASLMLVFIEILCAFSVVKGRRWARWLYLLTQLTSTAYLWAASLGYGYPELFSIAGSSRREIFHSLVMQKLPDLLVLFLLFVPMPSRRFFRLQ, from the coding sequence ATGGAATTGGGGTTCTTCAACAAAACCACGCATCACGCGACGCCAAACGTACCGGCGCTGGTTCAGGTGGCGGCTATCGCCATCATTACCATTCGCTGTGTCGATGTGCTGATGATCATGAACCTGCTCGGCTGGCGCGGGCTGCTCGACTTCGTGCATCGTAGCGCCCAGACCTGGAGCCTGACGCTGATTTTCCTTGCCAGCCTGATGCTGGTCTTTATTGAGATCCTCTGCGCCTTCTCGGTGGTAAAAGGGCGGCGCTGGGCGCGCTGGCTCTATCTGCTCACGCAACTCACCTCGACCGCTTACTTATGGGCCGCATCCCTGGGCTATGGCTATCCCGAACTCTTCAGCATCGCCGGCAGTTCGCGGCGGGAGATTTTTCACTCTCTGGTTATGCAAAAGCTCCCCGATTTACTGGTGCTATTCCTGCTCTTTGTGCCGATGCCAAGCAGACGCTTTTTCCGTCTGCAATAA
- the rlmC gene encoding 23S rRNA (uracil(747)-C(5))-methyltransferase RlmC has product MQCALFDAGRCRSCEWIAQPLPLQLSAKMDHLGALLAPFAVESWCEPVSGPEQGFRNKAKMVVSGSVEKPLLGMLHRDGTPEDLTACPLYPETFAPVFAALKPFIARAGLTPYNVARKRGELKYLLLTESQLDGGMMLRFVLRSEAKVEQLRAVLPTLQAQLPQLKVISVNIQPVHMAIMEGEREIFLSDQQALAEKFNGVPLAIRPQSFFQTNPAVASQLYATARDWVRQLPVNHMWDLFCGVGGFGLHCATPEMKLTGIEIAREAIACATQSARALGLHNLHFQALDSTRFATAQASVPDLVLVNPPRRGIGAELCDYLSRMAPPWIIYSSCNAQTMAKDFAALADYRVARVQLFDMFPHTAHYEVLTLLIRR; this is encoded by the coding sequence ATGCAGTGCGCTCTCTTCGACGCTGGTCGCTGCCGCTCTTGTGAGTGGATCGCCCAGCCGCTCCCGTTGCAACTCTCCGCCAAGATGGATCACCTGGGCGCGCTGCTCGCCCCCTTTGCGGTGGAGTCATGGTGCGAGCCGGTGAGTGGCCCGGAGCAGGGCTTTCGTAATAAAGCCAAAATGGTGGTCAGCGGCAGCGTTGAAAAACCGCTGCTCGGCATGCTGCACCGCGACGGGACGCCGGAAGATCTCACCGCCTGCCCGCTCTACCCGGAGACTTTCGCGCCGGTATTTGCCGCCCTGAAACCCTTTATCGCCCGCGCTGGCTTAACGCCCTACAACGTGGCGCGCAAACGCGGTGAACTGAAATACCTCCTGTTGACCGAAAGCCAGCTCGACGGCGGTATGATGCTGCGCTTTGTGCTGCGCTCAGAAGCGAAAGTTGAACAACTGCGTGCCGTGCTGCCAACGCTTCAGGCGCAGTTGCCGCAACTGAAGGTGATCTCGGTAAATATCCAGCCGGTGCACATGGCGATTATGGAAGGGGAGAGGGAGATCTTTCTTTCCGACCAGCAGGCGCTGGCAGAGAAGTTCAACGGCGTGCCGCTCGCTATTCGCCCGCAGAGCTTTTTTCAGACCAACCCGGCGGTCGCCAGCCAGCTCTACGCGACGGCGCGGGACTGGGTGCGCCAGCTTCCGGTCAACCATATGTGGGATCTCTTCTGCGGCGTCGGCGGCTTTGGCCTGCACTGTGCCACGCCGGAGATGAAGCTGACCGGGATAGAGATCGCGCGGGAAGCGATCGCCTGCGCGACGCAATCCGCCAGGGCGCTGGGGCTGCATAATCTCCACTTCCAGGCCCTCGATTCAACCCGTTTCGCCACCGCCCAGGCGTCGGTACCGGACCTTGTGCTGGTCAATCCGCCGCGGCGCGGCATTGGCGCAGAGCTGTGTGACTACCTGAGCCGCATGGCGCCGCCGTGGATCATCTACTCCAGCTGTAATGCGCAGACGATGGCGAAGGACTTCGCTGCACTTGCGGATTATCGCGTCGCACGTGTGCAACTGTTTGATATGTTTCCCCATACTGCTCATTACGAAGTGCTTACGCTGCTTATCAGGCGTTGA
- a CDS encoding FdhF/YdeP family oxidoreductase produces the protein MKEQKQSTVGIAPYGGSAGGWGALKAVADALRGQMSVKQDVIALFKVNQPQGFDCPGCAWPDPQHTSSFEFCENGAKAVSWEATSKRATPEFFAAHTVSELWQRNAFELEGEGRLTHPMKYDDESDTYQAIEWETAFQEIGALLQSYDDPNSVEFYTSGRASNEAAFLWQLFAREYGTNNFPDCSNMCHEPTSVGLPESIGVGKGTVELEDFDHCDLVLCIGHNPGTNHPRMLGTLREVSKRGATIVAINPLRERGLERFNSPQSPIEMLALSSTKLASTYYKVRVGGDAAMLKGVMKILLSMHEQALANGEPGVIDEVFIRQHTQGFAELKADLDATEWDHILKVSGMEREEIQNIARLYAESERTIICYGMGITQHQYGTQNVQQIANLLLLRGNIGKKGAGICPLRGHSNVQGDRTVGITEIPPAEFLDNLERVFGFKPPREHGHGAVAAIQAMREGKVNALLCLGGNLAEAISDPQVTFPAMRKLDLVVHMATKLNRSHLLLGKHNYLFPVIGRTETDEQASGAQSVTVEDSMSMVHASRGSLNPASPHLKSEPALVAALAKATLPQTVVNWDRMVNDYSNIRDAIEAVFPAFANFNERVKQPGGFRLRNAASEREWHTPSGFAEFKVMQGINEDPRSLKCHDLVLTTLRSHDQYNTTLYGLNDRYRGVTGRRDVLFINADEAERRELRVGDQVNVVALDPEGNPTSRRMDNLTVVVIDMAPGSVGAYYPEANILVPLDSHDTKSGIPAYKSIPIAMERVETPVATAGARR, from the coding sequence ATGAAAGAGCAGAAACAATCAACGGTAGGGATCGCGCCGTACGGTGGTTCAGCGGGCGGCTGGGGCGCGTTAAAAGCGGTGGCCGATGCTCTGCGTGGGCAGATGTCCGTTAAGCAGGATGTAATTGCGCTATTTAAAGTAAACCAGCCGCAGGGCTTTGATTGCCCCGGCTGCGCATGGCCAGATCCGCAGCACACCTCCTCCTTCGAATTTTGTGAAAACGGCGCCAAAGCTGTCTCCTGGGAGGCGACCAGCAAGCGCGCAACGCCGGAGTTTTTCGCCGCGCACACCGTCAGCGAACTCTGGCAGCGCAACGCCTTTGAGCTGGAAGGTGAGGGGCGTTTGACCCATCCGATGAAATATGACGATGAGAGCGACACTTATCAGGCGATTGAGTGGGAGACCGCCTTTCAGGAGATTGGCGCGCTGCTGCAAAGCTATGACGATCCCAATAGCGTCGAGTTTTATACCTCTGGGCGCGCCTCCAACGAAGCGGCCTTTCTCTGGCAACTCTTTGCCCGCGAATATGGCACCAACAACTTCCCCGACTGCTCAAATATGTGTCATGAGCCGACCAGCGTCGGGCTGCCGGAGTCGATTGGCGTTGGCAAAGGCACCGTCGAACTGGAGGATTTTGACCACTGCGACCTGGTGCTCTGCATCGGCCATAACCCCGGTACTAACCATCCGCGCATGCTCGGTACGTTGCGGGAAGTCTCAAAGCGTGGCGCGACCATTGTCGCCATTAACCCGCTGCGTGAGCGTGGCCTTGAGCGCTTTAACTCGCCGCAAAGCCCGATAGAGATGCTGGCGCTCAGCTCAACCAAACTGGCTTCAACCTACTATAAAGTGCGCGTCGGCGGCGATGCGGCGATGCTGAAAGGGGTGATGAAGATCCTGCTGTCGATGCACGAGCAGGCGCTGGCGAACGGTGAGCCGGGTGTCATTGATGAGGTGTTTATTCGCCAGCATACGCAGGGCTTTGCAGAGCTGAAAGCCGATCTCGACGCCACTGAATGGGACCATATCCTGAAAGTCTCCGGTATGGAGCGCGAGGAGATCCAGAATATCGCCCGGCTCTATGCTGAATCTGAACGCACCATTATCTGTTACGGCATGGGTATTACTCAGCACCAGTACGGCACGCAAAACGTGCAGCAGATTGCCAACCTGCTGCTGCTGCGCGGCAACATCGGTAAGAAAGGGGCGGGCATCTGCCCGCTGCGAGGCCACTCCAATGTGCAGGGTGATCGCACCGTTGGCATCACTGAAATCCCCCCTGCGGAGTTTCTCGATAACCTCGAACGGGTGTTTGGTTTTAAACCGCCGCGTGAACATGGGCACGGCGCAGTGGCCGCTATTCAGGCGATGCGCGAAGGCAAAGTGAATGCGTTGCTCTGCCTGGGCGGTAATCTGGCTGAAGCGATCTCCGATCCGCAAGTCACCTTCCCGGCGATGCGCAAGCTTGATCTGGTGGTGCATATGGCGACCAAGCTTAATCGCTCCCATCTGCTGCTCGGCAAGCACAACTATCTCTTCCCGGTGATTGGACGGACCGAAACCGATGAGCAGGCCTCCGGGGCGCAGAGCGTGACGGTGGAGGATTCAATGTCGATGGTGCATGCCTCGCGCGGATCGTTAAACCCGGCCTCTCCGCACCTGAAGTCGGAGCCGGCGCTGGTAGCGGCTTTGGCCAAGGCGACGCTGCCGCAAACGGTGGTGAACTGGGACAGAATGGTTAACGACTACAGTAATATTCGCGACGCCATCGAAGCGGTCTTCCCGGCCTTTGCGAATTTTAATGAACGGGTTAAACAACCGGGCGGCTTCCGCCTGCGCAATGCCGCCTCCGAGCGGGAGTGGCATACGCCGTCGGGCTTTGCCGAATTTAAAGTGATGCAGGGGATTAATGAAGATCCGCGCTCGCTCAAGTGCCACGACCTGGTGCTTACCACCTTGCGCAGCCACGATCAGTACAACACCACACTTTACGGGCTGAATGACCGCTATCGCGGTGTGACCGGGCGGCGCGACGTGCTCTTTATTAATGCTGATGAGGCGGAGCGCCGCGAGTTGCGCGTCGGCGATCAGGTGAATGTGGTGGCGCTCGATCCTGAGGGGAATCCTACCTCGCGGCGGATGGATAACCTGACCGTGGTGGTGATCGATATGGCACCCGGCTCGGTGGGGGCCTATTACCCGGAAGCCAATATTCTGGTGCCGCTGGATAGCCACGACACCAAAAGCGGCATCCCGGCGTATAAAAGTATCCCGATTGCGATGGAGCGCGTCGAAACACCGGTCGCCACCGCGGGCGCACGGCGTTAA
- the artJ gene encoding arginine ABC transporter substrate-binding protein ArtJ, giving the protein MKKMILAALLATVSAGSVAADKISFGVSATYPPFESLDAGNKIVGFDIDLANALCKQMQANCTFTNHAFDSLIPALKFKKYDAVISGMDITPERSKQVAFTDPYYANSALVIAKKDAFKSFDDLKGKRIGMENGTTHQKYLQDKHPEVTTVAYDSYQNAIIDLKNGRIDGVFGDTAVVNEWLKTNPQLGAATPKVTDPQYFGTGLGIAVRPDNKALLEKLNSALKAIKADGTYQKISDQWFPQ; this is encoded by the coding sequence ATGAAAAAAATGATACTGGCCGCCCTTCTCGCTACCGTTTCCGCAGGGAGCGTTGCGGCCGATAAAATCAGCTTCGGCGTGTCGGCGACCTATCCACCGTTTGAATCCCTCGATGCGGGCAATAAGATTGTCGGCTTCGATATCGATCTGGCGAATGCGCTCTGCAAGCAGATGCAGGCCAACTGCACCTTTACCAATCACGCCTTCGACAGCCTGATCCCGGCGCTGAAATTTAAGAAGTATGACGCGGTGATTTCCGGCATGGACATTACTCCGGAGCGTAGCAAACAGGTGGCGTTTACCGACCCGTACTATGCCAACTCCGCGCTGGTGATTGCCAAAAAAGATGCCTTTAAATCTTTTGACGATCTGAAGGGCAAACGCATCGGCATGGAAAATGGCACCACCCATCAGAAATATTTGCAGGATAAGCACCCGGAAGTGACCACCGTGGCGTATGACAGCTACCAGAATGCGATTATCGACCTGAAGAATGGCCGTATCGACGGGGTATTTGGTGATACCGCGGTAGTGAATGAGTGGCTAAAAACCAACCCGCAGCTGGGTGCAGCGACGCCGAAAGTGACCGACCCGCAATATTTCGGCACCGGTCTTGGCATTGCCGTGCGCCCGGATAATAAAGCGCTGCTGGAGAAGCTGAACTCCGCACTGAAAGCGATTAAAGCCGACGGCACATACCAGAAAATCAGCGATCAATGGTTCCCGCAGTAA